The Leishmania infantum JPCM5 genome chromosome 28 sequence AGCACCCACGACATCCAGCAGCAGAAGGTGGCCACCGCGCACAATACGCGGACAAGGTCGACCTGGCTTTTCGCCCAGAGCGGGGCGCTCAGCGCACCGATAGCGCCGATAATGATAAAGATGAGAGTGCCGAGAAAGAGGCCCATGGTGCGCCGCGTAATGATACTTCGCTTGTTCGACGGCTTCTAGGACTGGGGAAAGAGGAGACGTAGCTGTTCCTGCGCCTCTCCAACACTTGATGCACTCGTGcgagaggaaagggggaggagcagcagcaggcacagcagcacggaGGCTCAGGTCAAGGAatggggaggaagagaagagggggggtgCGAGAACAGCATAAACGGAATGCGTGatttgcttttcttttcctagtttttttttccttcgcttCTCACTGgtagcacacacacacacgcacacaacggAACAAAACAAAAGCTCGATGAAAGAGAGGGCGTGTGTAAAGCAGTTTCCTGAGTCGGTTTGAGTGATTGGCTTGTCCAGCAGAGATACAGGCAACCACGAGAATATGAATCGAAAGGGGTAAAAGCGAATATGTGTAGCTCTGTGACGTTTTAGTTaccgtgtgtatgtgtgtgtgtgtgttcgcatgtgtacgtgtgtcAGTGAATTCGTCAGGGCAAGATAAGGGCCACGGCACAGGGAACGTAAATGGAAGCGGTGCACCAAGATGAGGGGGTGTGGAAGATAGGGGCACAGGAAagaccgaggaggagggaagttGGCCATGGACGCAGAGATCGAGAAGAAAAGAGTCGCAGGCCCATGAGGGGTCGGGAAGCGGCAGACACAACGTCCCTGCACATCAACCATGCAGTCCAGCTGCATTTCATCCTCGGAAACCATGTGCCGGACACACCGCAGAACAGTCGTCTTGAGTCCtgcacactcacgcacaagCCGACAGGAAAAGCAGGTtgcatctctccctctccaaaTGCTGTGCCGCGTACTGCTCCTGCCTCTTCCACTTGGTTTTCCCTTGTAGCGGTGGGTGTTGGGTGGGGGAGAAGAAGGATTGTGTGGTTTGCAGCCCACTCAGACAAGCCGGTGGCAAGGAGACAACGCTGGCACAAGGGAAACAATGCACTTCGcttccctccttttcccCTCAAGAGTTCCGTCAAGCGTCAGGCAACGCGATGCAGGGAAACAAGTGGAGAAGACCCGGCGAGGCGGGGCCAGAAAAATCGGATGTCGATAGAGAGGGCAGCATGGGAAAAGAGCGAGGACGCGAGGGAGGCGTGCACGAGGCCGCAACAAGCCCACAAATAAAAGTGCCCCACACGTCACTCCCTCACAGGGTTGGATTCTCCAACTCACTCACCACGCGCCACGCCCCATGATTGCTCGTCTCCTTCCACATCGCCACCGTGCCATCAGCGTAGGACACCAAGAGGAACGTACCTACCAAAGACCACGAGAGTTTCGTCACATTCTCGCCTGGAGTGCCGTGGGGCGGGGGCAGAAGGCGGTACTGCCATGGGTTCGAGGCGGGTCCATCCTGCACCCAGACTGCTACCAGTCCGTCCTCTGAACCGGCCGCGATGTACGTGAACGGCAGACCCAGATTCGGAGCCCAGCACACCTCCCGCCACGCTGGGGCGCTCGTcgcctcggccgcctccagctctaTGGACGTCCACACAGAccccagcggcgcgccgctgccttcttcgccgGGCAGAGGCGCAAACGAGTGCGTCCAGAGCTTCACGAACCGGCCACCACCGCATGTGATCATACGGGGTGGTGCGAGCGGTATCGGCGGCGCATTGCCCGGAACATTGCCAACGTCCTTCTCCAGAGGCGCCATGAGCAGTGCTCCCGGCGGAAAAAACGGAGCGAAGGAGAGGCCGCAGCAACCGTGCGGATGGCTCTCGAAGGAGTGGATGTCCCACGTGCCGTCTGGGCCGCCGGTGAAGACGACCACCGCCCCATCCGCGCAGCCGACGGCAAACAGCTTCCCGTACTCGTGCGGGGCCCATGCAACACACCAGCCCGGTGCGGCCAAGGTGTAGACGTAGATTTTGCGATACTGTGCGTCGTTGCCCACGTCACACCAGAGAGCCACCTCATTGGCCAACTCAGTGCACGTAACGAGGGCGGCCGTGTATAAGGCGGGAGGGGCCCATGCCACGcacgtcaccgtcgccgcttGTTCCTCGCTGCTACACTGGAGCACCGCGACCGGGCTCCACGTCGTGGGCTGTGGCCCACCCTTGTACTGCGACGCTTCCTTGGAGGAGGAAGTGACAGACTCATAAACGTGCACTGTGCCATCACtactcgccgtcgccagaTGCCGTCCATTCGCATCCGCTGCAATGTCGGTCACGGCCGCAGTGTGGCCTGTGTCCAGTAGTGTGTCACTCATGAGCCCTCCTCCACAGAGTGAGTATGATCTGTCGGCCAAGGCGGGGAAAAGGTTCAACAGGCAACAAGTGCGCGCGCATCCGCACACACGGCAGTCTACTTCGGCGCCTGTACGTTTTCCTTGAGGCCCTTCGGCTTTCGATTCCGTCTCCttgcccccttccctcagACGGGCTCCGCCGCGCAGGTGGGTGAGCGACACGAGctaggtgtgtgtgtgtgtgtgtgtgtgtgtgtgtgtgtgtgtgtgtggcgtaCGCCAATGCGCAAAAAGAAGGGAAAGGCCAAGTAGTGCGTAGCGTTGGGAGGTGaaagagggggtggggtgcagAAAGCAGAAAGGATCCGAAACAGGCGTTTCGCGTACAGTGCCGATGCCTatgcccccctccacaccgCCACAAATCGAAGAGGAAAACCAGAAGACACACCGGCGCACTTTGCTTGCGCAGGGCAGTGCACAAATCGATCAGGCGGAGAGTAGAGAAGAAGTACGTGAGAGGGCCAAAAGGAGAAAGATGTGCGAGATGAGACAACAGACGCGGTCAAGCGGCAAGCGGGTGCCGTCGAGACGACAAGCGGCGTGAGCGAGGAGTGGGAGATGTTGCCTACACATTCACGCAtgggcacgcacgcgcctgcagcaccgcttgCCTTGGAAAGCCGGACGGCCATCTACGGTGAGGGACTCAAATGAAAGACTCCTATGCTGCCTGcagtcgccgctgcccgtgTAGTTGTCATCGGTGCTCTCTAGAAAtagcagctgctgcttttgttttccctttCCCGCCTCGCCTCGATCGTACACGAACACAGAAAAACGATAAGATTTGTAACGCAAGTCAATGTAGTGGGAGCCTCCTGCACGCACAAGAGTCACAGACACGCCCATATGAAAAGCAGCCAaacaacacacgcacgcgcatgcaagTACTCGTTCGGGTGAGTATTCGCGTCTGGACAGTGAGCGGAGTCGGTTCAGATGTGCGCCCGCTAggcacagccgcagcgcttGTATGTGCTTACCCTTATCCCTCAAAGGCAGCGAGAGCACcaccaacgcacacgcacgcttcCATGATCGCCACGCTCACCGAGTACAGagtgtgtgtacgcgtgtgttACTTCTTTCTGGCAACGAGTGCCGTCCGGTGCACGCCCATCCACATGTCGACGCGCCGCTTCGCAAAGATGAAGTACTTCTGCATATGAACCCAGCCACTACCGCGGCAGGATCGCCCGACGGAGTCGAAGGCGACGACCGCCGAGAGCGTGACCACAAATGCGATGACGCTCCAGAACCACGTGTAGGCGTCCGACAAGCGACCCGCGCAAAGGCGGTAGACTAGGCGGTACGCGCCATACGCAGGTATGCACACAACACAGAGAAAAATAGCGTAGAACACGATCACAAAATCGCACGAGAAGGGGATGAGGGCGACGTTGTGCTTGCATCGGGAGAAGCGGGTTGCCTCATACCAGTCACCGAGGTAGAGACGATGTGACTTGACAGCGCGCAGCTTGGGGTGCATCTCGATTAGGGTGGAGAGTGCCTGAACAGAGAGCTCGTTGCGCCAGTTGCGCGGCGGGTCATCGAGGCTGTACGTCTCCAGCACGTCGGCGTGCTTGCACGCCATCATAACGCGATgcacggcaacggcgtcgtTCCACCCCTCCAAGGTCACCTCGCGCAGGTTATGGCAGCGGCTGAGAGGGCCtaggagctgcggcgccatcgGCTCGCAGTGGCGCGATAAATACACGTACTCAATGCCAGGATTCCAGCGGAAGAGTGGCTCGATGAGACGGGCATCGAGCGCGTCAAAAGCCTCCCCACTGCATGAGTGGGGCACGATGATGCTCTTACACCCGCGCTCCGTGCCGAAGGCCCATACACCGCGCAGCCGACTCCGCAGGGACGGAAGAAAGTACGCTGTATTCACAACGCACGTGGGTTGGTCAGGAAAGCCGAAGAGGGACGGGTTGACGGCGGCGTAGCCGAGCGTCTTTTGAATGTCTTTGATGCaccagcggtgcagcggcatcgtGCGGAAAAAGCCACGGTACAAGGGAATGTACTCCATGCGTCGTCTTCGCTCCGTGAAAGGGTTGTAGAACAGTGGCCTCCATCGGCGCGGCTCCATATTTCTCGCGCGGCAACGCTGCGTCGAAGGAAAGAAGGTCAGAGCGGCTTACCTGCCGGCTACGCCTGCCTCTCACTTGGATGAGGTCACCCAAGGGGAAAGAACTAACAAGAGAGTCGAAACGGAAACAatgaggaggtggagagatGGGCAGTCGCGCTGGCGTAAGAGCAGGTGATTGTGCTCGTCCATGCGCCCGTCAGCAAGTTTGCGGTGTCCGTcgggaagaggaaaagaaaacgccgccgacgcaggTGCTCATTCCTCGCACCTCGCAGGGTGTCCTGCTgaatgtgcgcgtgtgcccgtAAGTGCGGGGAAAGGAAAGCTGAAAAAGTGGTGCGCGTGTCTTCGCATGCGCCACGGGTTCAGAGAATCGAGAatcgacagagagagagacgagtgATGGCGTTGCGACACCCAAAgatgcccccctcccctcaccccttcTGACCACCTATTCGAAGACGAGTTGCACCGTGAAACGTTGCCCCACGCGTGCTCGTGTGGGAAGTAAGTCGAGAAAGGCTGAGGAGAGGCGCAAGCAATATGGaagtgcgtgcgtggatgCGTGGTAGACAAGACAGTGTAGAATATGCCCACCATTCTGAGGGATCATAGGAGAGAAAAGACAAGAAACGTCTTGATGGGGAGGAAAGCAAGGCAAGACGCTGCAAAACAGCGTGCGATCTGCCCCTGCGAGATGCAAGCGCGCGCATGCTGAGCCCGCCTCCCTGTGCATGTCAGCATGGAGACGGTGATGagctcttttttgtttcgcttCGGCTCTTGGTTGGCGTACGGCGACAATCTCGCGTGGCTGTCAGGAAAATatagagcgagagaggagaggggggcacgATTTTTTGCGGCACCCCGCAAGCACAGTTCTTCtcgggagagagaggagagggttGTCGTGGGCGAGTGGTGGGTGGAatagagggagggaagaggggaaggTGCGATGATAAGAGACAGTGGAGAAAGGCGGCGTGGTTGCTTCTCGAATGGGTGTACATATCCGCTTGTGTTTGCCGGCGCCAACGTGGAGCCGGCCGAAGTAAACCATacaaacacacgcgcgcgtgtacaCGTTCGACTCAAACGAAAATGAGAAGACCGCTAAAGGGGGAGCGAAAGACAAGAGAAAAACGGAAAATGCGCGCCGACACTGCGTCCACCTCGCTCGCCGTCTGTGTCGTTGTACTGGAAGGAGGCACGAAACCaacaagcgaaaaaaaaatggcgTGTCTTGCTTCGTGGGTTCGCTACACTTagaaaagagaaaggagagcgcgtgtgcctgtgtacCTGTGCACGTGTATCGGAGGCGTGTTAGAGAGAGGGCTGCGGGGGTGTGGGAGTGGGAAACGTCCTCCAACACGCACAACGGGCGTTCGGCCTCGGGTGTgaaagaggggggaagggaaggatAATGTCAGAGTTTAGGTTTTTGCACGAGAAacacgcgcggcagcagagtCCCCCAGAACGCGGGCAAACGACTCCGCAATGCAGGCGAGACAACACGACGCCTACGACACTCTGTAAGGCAAGACTTTGAAGAGGAAAAATGCAAGCCGCGTTGTCGCGAAGAGCGCGCTCTGGGTGATGGTGAAAAACAACATAGGGCAAAGGGCGCaagagggaaaaaagggaagacgCGTCCGCGTGCCCACCAGCGGGGTGAGCTGCAAGACGgtgtacgtgcgcgcagagagagagggacatacacacacatacacgcaaaCAAGCACAGATGCGCGCATGAGAAATAGAAAAGTACGCTACACGAGAACTAGATGTGTCCGCACCCTCTACGTGGTGTTTCCTGTCTCCCGTCCTACGTACACGAGTGGCGTGACGCACGCGCGATTCAGTCCAGCACAGGCCACGATGGAAAGTATCTCATGTAGTACTCATCCATCCGGCGAAAGTGCACGAGTCGCACATTGAGCGGTACGCTGAGCGCGGCTACGCGGTGCACCGCTGACGCGATCCCAGAGGCAATCCACTCCTTATCGTTGTTGAAGACACCGCCGCCCACCTTGGTGAGGAAGATGGGCGGTAGCGAAAagggcggcgtcgctggcgaaGACGCGACCGCCAAGCTGGCCTGCCGCTCCAAATCACGGAGGGTGTGCTGAACGCCGACCAGGAGCGTGGCCTCGTACGTGCCGCGTAAGATGATGCGGGAGAGAGTGGCAATGCCAATCCACTCCAGTGGCGTGCAATGGTCCTTCGGGGGCAGGCTCAAGGCACTGTTGTACGTCTGAGTCACTTCATGAACCTCCACCTCGGCAGCAACATCTGCATCCAATCTGCACACAACTCTTCGCTCCGCTTGATCGGTGAGTTGGCGCTGCTCACGAACGCGGAAGACAGGCGGGTCGTGCAGAGGCAGCGTCACGGTGGCATCTTCCACCAGTCCAATGCGAAGACGCGACGCCAACTCCTCCTCGACATCCGCCATCGAGATCCcttcgacggcggcgatgcgatGCAATCGCGCAGGCAGCGAGGCCATTTGCCGTTTCAGAAAAAAGTACCCGTTTCGGATCGTGAAGAAGTGTtcccgcggcagcgcaggcgcgctGCAAGCAGTGGAATAAGCGGCATCCGTAGCATAGGTAGCGTCACcactgctgcgcgcacggGTGAGGTAATCGACAAGTTCGTCCAGCATGTTCAGCTGGCGATCTGTTTGCTGTCCACGGTCGGCCACATCAGCATTTTCCGTGAAAGCCACCGCATCCGTGGCTCCAAAGAAGTCGGGATGTAGAAGGTAGTTACGATAGACAGTACCAGCCATGCACGCCAAAGCACACGCCGGCCCCTGGGTCGGATAATGCGCGTAGTGACGCACGCCGTGCTCCGGTGAAATTTCAGACGACGAGAACTCGAGCAGGTTGAACTGACTGGCGACCTGAAAGACGCCATTCACCGTGAGGCTGTGCATCCGCCCAGCGTCGCCCGTGACATGTACGCACGTCACGGGCGACGGTGGTTTGGACATCTCGCAAGAGCTAATTCTAGCGGCTGCTAGTTTCGCGAGCAGCCCTGGGTACTTCTCGTCAAACGTGcgcacggccgccgtcgttTCCGTGCGAAGATCGGCAACCCTTGGCGTGGAAtgccagccgctgctgacggGGAGGCCGCCTGCCACGCGCGGGTGGTGAAACAAGGCCCGCTCCTTGCGCACGCGGTTGTGGCCGCTCGACTTGttggcgcgcaccgcctcaaAGGTGCAGTTTTGAAAGAGGGAACGTCGTGTGGCAACGTAGTCGCCCTCCGCAAAGCCGAAGAGGGCCTCGAAGAAACGCTCGCCGATAGGCATTTCCTTCACGGAAGGTTCGCTGGCCGGCGCGCGAGTACTTTCTGGGCTAGCGCCGCTCATGCCGTTGGTGCCGATGCGCTTTGTTGTCGATCTCCTGTGTAGTGTGCAAGTGGCGGATCGAGAGCGTAAGGGGCAGAACGAAACGCCGCCCCCgcgaggagaagagagcacaaggaaaaagaagTGCCGTCAAGAGACAGCGCAAGACGCATGGCCTCCAGTCAAGCGtatggcacacacacggtatgtgcgtgcgcgaaTGCATGAGAAGGGTTCCTCTGCTTCCCGTCCACTGGGGAAAGGGGGTTGCGGGCGAGGCGCAAAGAGCGGGTGTCTTCGTTGCCATCTATTGCTTTTCTTTCCGCGTTGTGGGCGTGCTCTGTAACTCCAGGGATCGGCATCGCGAGAAGGCAAGCAAAACTGGAAATGAAGAGAGCAGCGAAGTATGATCCACctcgacagcagcgaggacgcAGAGGGGGAGCACCAGAGCAGGAAGACGGCAAAGGACAAGAGGTGTCaaaggaggggggtggggcacAGAGATTAATGGGCCGTGCATGGGATAATGTgcatctgtgcgtgtgtttgtgtgtatgtgtgtgtcatACCCTGCTGGCTGCTGACCCTCATtcgtcgcggtggcgcttcTGCTCTGCCGTCTCGCGCGCGTTGTGGAGGTGAGTGGCTTGTGCATCCGGCCAGCGAGCGGACAATGAGCAAAGGAATGATACGGTTGGAGCTAGGCAGCAAAACGCGTTCAGTCACACCCACAAACACACTCCTTGAACAACGCTGGACGACGCACCCTCCTGCTCTGTTGTCTTCCTCGTCTATGGCTCCCGTCACCCCCCCCGTGAAGCATCCGCGCCGTCCGAATGATGTTGGTATCGTTTTGTCACTGTTGATTAATGTTCGGCGTCACGTTGCCCCCCTGAGAACACCCCtgcccctccgccctcgcccCCACCCTTTCCGTAGTCGCGGCGCAGGAGTGCGTaagaaaacaagaaaggGGATGAGCGTTAGCCAGATGAAGCGTTGGTGCATACGCTCGCATACGTAAAAATAGACGCGGCGTCTCATTTTGCCATCTGGGCCTACTCGATACCATCCACAGAGGCAGAGCCAAGCATCTGGGTACTTGTTGTCGCATCCACCGGCAccgcaggcgctggcgccttGCTCGCCGATGGCACAATCTTCTTTGCAGGCGCTATGGGTGCCGGTGGCATCTTGCGTTCTGCCGCGACCTTCGCCTCTTCGGTTGCCTTCTCGTCTCGCCCGTTGTCCTCGTCCTTGCACCCTTCCTTGGCTGCGAGGTCGACCATCACGGAAGCCTCGGTGGGCGGAACATAGGTGTCGAGCGTCTCATCACGGCTCATGAGCAGCGTCTCCATCT is a genomic window containing:
- a CDS encoding putative protein transport protein Sec13, coding for MSDTLLDTGHTAAVTDIAADANGRHLATASSDGTVHVYESVTSSSKEASQYKGGPQPTTWSPVAVLQCSSEEQAATVTCVAWAPPALYTAALVTCTELANEVALWCDVGNDAQYRKIYVYTLAAPGWCVAWAPHEYGKLFAVGCADGAVVVFTGGPDGTWDIHSFESHPHGCCGLSFAPFFPPGALLMAPLEKDVGNVPGNAPPIPLAPPRMITCGGGRFVKLWTHSFAPLPGEEGSGAPLGSVWTSIELEAAEATSAPAWREVCWAPNLGLPFTYIAAGSEDGLVAVWVQDGPASNPWQYRLLPPPHGTPGENVTKLSWSLVGTFLLVSYADGTVAMWKETSNHGAWRVVSELENPTL